Proteins encoded in a region of the Vicia villosa cultivar HV-30 ecotype Madison, WI linkage group LG5, Vvil1.0, whole genome shotgun sequence genome:
- the LOC131603314 gene encoding guanosine nucleotide diphosphate dissociation inhibitor 1 codes for MDEEYDVIVLGTGLKECILSGLLSVDGLKVLHMDRNDYYGGESTSLNLIQLWKKFRGDDKPPPHLGSSKDYNIDMNPKFIMANGMLVRVLIHTDVTKYLYFKAVDGSFVFNKAKVHKVPSNDMEALKSPLMGIFEKRRARKFFIYVQDYNESDPKTHEGLDLTRVTTKDLIAKFGLDDNTVDFIGHALALHRDDRYLSEPALDTVKRMKLYAESLARFQGGSPYIYPLYGLGELPQAFARLSAVYGGTYMLNKPECKVEFDAEGKVTGVTSEGETAKCKKVVCDPSYLPGKVRKVGKVARAIAIMSHPIPSTNDSQSVQVILPQKQLGRKSDMYLFCCSYSHNVCPKGKYIAFVSTEAETDQPAIELKPGIDLLGPVEEIFFDMYDRFEPVNEPTLDNCFISTSYDATTHFESTVVDVLNMYTLITGKVLDLSVDLSAASAAEE; via the exons ATGGATGAAGAGTACGACGTCATCGTTTTGGGAACCGGTCTCAAGGAATGCATTCTCAGTGGTCTTCTCTCCGTCGACGGCCTCAAG GTTCTTCATATGGATAGAAATGACTACTACGGAGGAGAATCCACCTCGCTCAATCTTATTCAG CtttggaagaaattcagaggagatgATAAGCCTCCTCCACACTTGGGTTCTAGCAAAGACTATAACATTGATATGAATCCCAAG TTCATTATGGCTAATGGCATGTTAGTGAGGGTTCTCATTCATACTGATGTTACCAAGTATCTCTATTTTAAAGCTGTGGATGGAAGTTTTGTCTTTAACAAAGCCAag GTTCACAAGGTACCTTCGAATGACATGGAGGCCTTGAAGTCCCCGCTTATGGGGATATTTGAAAAACGACGTGCACGCAAGTTTTTCATTTATGTTCAAGATTATAATGAGAGTGATCCTAAAACTCATGAAGGGTTGGACTTGACAAGAGTTACTACTAAGGATCTGATTGC AAAATTTGGCCTTGATGATAACACCGTGGATTTCATTGGTCATGCTTTGGCGCTTCATAGAGATGATCGCTACTTGAGTGAGCCAGCTCTGGACACTGTGAAGAGAATGAAA TTATATGCAGAGTCTCTTGCGCGATTTCAAGGGGGATCACCCTACATATACCCTTTGTATGGTTTAGGAGAGCTTCCCCAG GCATTTGCAAGGCTTAGTGCTGTTTATGGTGGTACCTATATGTTGAATAAACCTGAATGCAAG GTAGAATTTGATGCTGAAGGAAAGGTTACTGGTGTCACATCTGAAGGGGAAACtgccaaatgcaaaaaagttgtTTGTGATCCATCATATTTGCCCGGCAAG GTGAGGAAGGTTGGTAAGGTTGCAAGGGCAATAGCCATCATGAGCCATCCGATCCCCAGCACCAATGACTCCCAATCGGTGCAAGTTATTCTCCCACAGAAGCAATTGGGTCGAAAGTCAGACAT GTACCTATTCTGTTGCTCGTATTCTCACAATGTTTGCCCAAAGGGAAAATATATTGCATTTGTATCAACTGAGGCAGAGACAGATCAGCCTGCTATTGAACTTAAACCTGGAATTGACCTTCTAGGACCCGTTGAGGAGATATTTTTTGATATGTACGATAGATTTGAACCAGTCAACGAACCCACTCTAGACAACTGCTTTATATCGACA AGTTATGATGCTACCACACACTTTGAATCAACCGTAGTGGATGTCCTCAACATGTATACATTGATAACCGGCAAG GTTCTCGACCTCTCTGTGGATCTTAGTGCCGCCAGCGCCGCAGAAGagtaa
- the LOC131603315 gene encoding acetolactate synthase small subunit 1, chloroplastic-like has protein sequence MAATLTPIQIFKFLHSPFPLQQTSTTLSFPPSVSTSTSRRNKLILSAATSGDTTVSPNGLPPPPSRSKVRRHMISVFVGDESGMINRIAGVFARRGYNIESLAVGLNQDRALFSIVVSGTDNVLRQVVEQLQKLVNVLKVEDLSNEPQVERELMLIKVHVDNQNRAEIKWLVDTFRAKIVDISEGSVTIEVTGDPGKMVAVQTIFSKFGIKEIARTGKIALRREKMGASAPFWRYSAASYPDLEEKTAINALVGKKSVNPVDKTDMPVGGDVYPIEPSDSFTVNQVLDAQWGFLHDEDTSGIRSHTLSMLVNDAPGVLNIVTGVFARRGYNIQSLAVGHSEIEGISRLTTVVPGTDESISKLVQQLYKLVDLHKVQDITHLPFAERELMLIKIAVNAAARRDVLDIASIFRARAVDVSDHTITLELTGDLDKMVALQRLLEPYGICEVARTGRIALARESGVDSKYLRGYAFPM, from the exons ATGGCCGCCACACTAACTCCAATTCAAATCTTCAAATTCCTCCATTCCCCCTTTCCACTCCAACAAACTTCAACCACTCTCTCTTTCCCGCCTTCCGTTTCAACATCCACCTCCCGCCGCAACAAACTCATCCTCTCCGCCGCTACTTCCGGTGACACAACCGTTTCCCCCAACGGTCTCCCTCCTCCCCCTTCCCGATCAAA AGTTCGGCGACACATGATTTCGGTTTTCGTTGGCGATGAGAGTGGAATGATTAACCGAATCGCTGGAGTTTTCGCGAGAAGAGGATACAACATTGAGTCGCTTGCTGTTGGTCTTAATCAAGATAGGGCTCTTTTCTCCATTGTTGTTTCTGGAACTGATAACGTTCTTCGTCAAGTTGTTGAGCAGCTTCAGAAGCTTGTCAATGTTTTGAAG GTAGAAGATCTTTCCAATGAACCTCAGGTGGAACGTGAATTGATGCTCATAAAAGTGCATGTAGATAACCAAAACCGTGCCGAG ATTAAGTGGTTAGTGGACACCTTCAGAGCTAAGATTGTGGACATCTCGGAAGGTTCTGTGACGATTGAG GTTACTGGAGACCCAGGGAAGATGGTAGCAGTTCAAACAATTTTTAGCAAGTTTGGAATTAAAGAAATAGCTAGAACTGGAAAG ATTGCATTAAGAAGGGAAAAGATGGGTGCATCTGCCCCATTTTGGCGGTATTCGGCTGCTTCGTATCCAGATCTTGAAGAAAAAACAGCTATTAATGCCCTTGTTGGAAAGAAAAGCGTGAATCCTGTTGACAAAACTGATATGCCTGTGGGG GGAGATGTTTATCCTATAGAGCCTTCAGACAGTTTTACAGTCAATCAAGTACTTGACGCCCAATGGGGTTTTCTCCATGATGAAGAT ACTAGCGGAATTCGATCACACACTTTATCCATGCTTGTGAACGATGCTCCCGGAGTTTTGAACATCGTTACCGGGGTCTTTGCGAGAAGGGGCTATAACATTCAG AGTTTAGCTGTAGGACATTCAGAAATTGAAGGAATTTCACGGCTTACAACTGTGGTTCCTGGTACAGATGAGTCAATCAGCAAGTTGGTGCAGCAACTCTATAAGTTAGTGGATCTGCATAAG GTCCAAGATATAACCCACTTGCCTTTTGCTGAGAGAGAGTTGATGTTAATAAAGATTGCTGTAAATGCTGCCGCACGACGTGATGTTCTTGATATTGCCAGCATTTTCAGGGCTAGAGCTGTTGATGTGTCCGATCATACTATAACCCTAGAG CTTACTGGAGATCTGGACAAGATGGTTGCATTGCAAAGATTGTTAGAACCATATGGCATTTGTGAG GTGGCACGAACTGGGCGTATAGCACTGGCCCGGGAATCAGGAGTGGACTCCAAGTACCTGCGTGGATATGCTTTTCCTATGTAA
- the LOC131607853 gene encoding chaperone protein ClpC, chloroplastic-like, which yields MSRVLSQSINIVASQRHGHNSKGSVKPRSVRMMYAIRTAALRLSSFSGLRTLNSLDSMLRPGQDFHAKVFTQIGTNRAKGCGGRGRRFVTKAMFERYTDKAIKVILLAQEEARRLGHNFVGTEQILLGLIGESTGIAAKVLKSMGISLKDARMEVEKIIGRGSGFVSVEIPFTPRAKRVLELTLEEARHLGHNYIGPEHLLLGLLREGEGVAARVLENLSVDPTNIRSQVVRMVGEAADNVVATFGYGSGKNKMSTLEEYGTNLTKLAEEGRLDPVVGRQPQIERVIQILGRRTKNNPCLIGEPGVGKTAIAEGLAQQIANGVVPETIAGKKVITLDMGLLIAGTKYRGEFEERLKKLMEEIKQNDDIILFIDEVHTLIGAGAAEGAIDAANILKPALARGELQCIGATTLDEYRKHIEKDPALERRFQPVKVPEPTVSEAIQILKGLRERYEIHHKLSYTDEALVAAAELSHQYISDRFLPDKAIDLIDEAGSRVRLQHARLPKGARGLEKEVGQIVKKKNEAIRNQDYEKAGELRDKEMDLKNQMSALLEKHKEMSKAESEAGDVDALVTEVNIQHVVSAWTGIPVDKVSVDESDRLLKMEETLHKRIIGQHEAVEAISRAIRRARVGLKNPDRPIASFIFSGPTGVGKSELAKTLASYYFGSEEAMIRLDMSEFMERHTVSKLIGSPPGYVGYTEGGQLTEAVRRRPYTVVLFDEIEKAHPDVFNMMLQILEDGRLTDSKGRTVDFKNTLLIMTSNVGSSVIEKGGRRMGFDLDYDEKDSSYNRIKSLVTEELKQYFRPEFLNRLDEMIVFRQLTKLEVKDIADIMLKEVFERLKAKEIELSVTERFRERVVDEGYDPSYGARPLRRAIMRLLEDSMAEKMLAREIKEGDSVIVDADSDGNVIVLNGSSSGAPDSLRDPLPV from the exons ATGTCTAGGGTTTTGTCACAGTCGATTAATATAGTGGCTTCGCAAAGGCATGGCCATAATAGTAAGGGATCAGTGAAACCAAGGTCTGTTAGAATGATGTATGCTATACGAACTGCTGCACTTAGACTGTCCAGTTTCTCAGGATTACGAACTTTGAACTCTTTGGATTCTATGTTGAGACCTGGACAAGATTTTCATGCTAAGGTGTTTACTCAGATTGGTACTAATCGAGCAAAGGGCTGTGGTGGTAGAGGTAGGAGATTCGTGACTAAAGCTATGTTTGAGCGTTACACGGATAAAGCAATCAAAGTAATTTTGTTGGCTCAGGAGGAAGCAAGGAGGCTGGGACATAATTTTGTAGGAACAGAACAGATTCTGTTGGGTCTTATTGGTGAAAGTACTGGTATTGCTGCTAAAGTTCTAAAGTCTATGGGGATTAGCTTGAAAGACGCGCGTATGGAAGTGGAAAAGATAATTGGAAGAGGTAGTGGTTTTGTTTCTGTTGAGATTCCGTTTACTCCTCGTGCCAAGAGAGTTTTGGAACTCACGTTGGAGGAAGCTCGCCATCTTG GTCACAATTATATTGGACCCGAGCACTTGCTTTTGGGTCTTCTTCGAGAGGGTGAAGGTGTGGCAGCGCGTGTTCTTGAAAATTTGAGCGTTGATCCAACTAATATTCGAAGCCAG GTCGTTCGCATGGTTGGTGAGGCTGCTGACAATGTCGTGGCAACTTTTGGCTATGGATCTGGTAAAAATAAGATGTCAACCTTGGAGGAGTATGGCACCAATTTGACGAAGCTTGCTGAGGAG GGAAGATTGGATCCTGTTGTGGGTAGGCAGCCTCAAATTGAACGTGTCATTCAAATCTTAGGTCGTCGTACCAAAAATAATCCTTGTCTTATTGGGGAACCTGGTGTCGGAAAGACAGCTATTGCTGAAGGTCTTGCTCAACAGATTGCAAACGGTGTTGTCCCCGAAACAATAGCAGGAAAGAAG GTTATAACCTTAGATATGGGTCTACTTATAGCTGGAACTAAATACCGTGGAGAATTTGAGGAGAGATTGAAAAAACTAATGGAAGAAATCAAACAAAATGATGATATAATACTTTTCATTGATGAAGTGCACACTCTAATTGGAGCAGGAGCAGCTGAAGGGGCAATTGATGCAGCAAACATATTGAAACCAGCTCTTGCTAGAGGTGAACTACAG TGTATAGGAGCCACTACACTAGATGAATATAGGAAGCACATTGAAAAAGATCCTGCTTTGGAGAGGCGATTCCAACCAGTTAAAGTGCCAGAACCAACTGTGAGTGAGGCTATACAAATTCTGAAAGGGCTTAGAGAGCGCTATGAGATTCACCACAAGCTCAGTTATACCGATGAAGCTCTTGTAGCTGCTGCAGAGCTTTCGCATCAATATATCAG TGATCGATTTTTGCCTGACAAAGCTATAGATTTGATCGATGAAGCTGGTTCCCGAGTTCGACTTCAACATGCGCGG TTACCTAAAGGCGCAAGAGGTCTTGAAAAGGAGGTTGGGCAGATAGTCAAGAAGAAAAATGAAGCTATTCGCAACCAAGATTATGAAAAG GCTGGAGAGCTACGGGATAAAGAAatggatcttaagaatcagatgTCAGCACTTTTAGAAAAACACAAGGAGATGAGCAAGGCAGAGAGTGAGGCAGGAGATGTAGATGCACTTGTGACTGAAGTTAACATACAGCATGTTGTTTCCGCCTGGACTGGTATCCCTGTGGACAAAGTCTCGGTTGATGAATCTGACCGCCTTCTCAAAATGGAAGAGACCCTACACAAACGCATTATTGGTCAGCACGAAGCAGTAGAAGCCATTAGCCGGGCTATCCGTCGAGCTCGTGTTGGACTTAAGAACCCTGACCGGCCAATCGCTAGCTTCATCTTTTCTGGTCCTACTGGTGTGGGGAAGTCAGAGTTGGCCAAAACATTAGCCTCATACTATTTTGGATCTGAAGAAGCCATGATTCGACTTGACATGAGTGAATTTATGGAAAGGCACACAGTCTCCAAGCTCATTGGTTCACCTCCTGGATATGTTGGTTACACCGAGGGTGGTCAACTGACCGAGGCAGTTCGGCGTCGTCCCTACACTGTTGTACTCTTTGATGAAATTGAGAAAGCCCACCCTGATGTCTTCAACATGATGCTCCAAATCCTGGAAGATGGGAGGCTAACAGACAGTAAAGGAAGAACTGTTGACTTCAAGAACACGCTTCTTATAATGACATCAAATGTTGGAAGCAGTGTGATTGAGAAAGGAGGCCGTCGTATGGGATTTGACCTTGACTATGACGAGAAGGACAGCAGTTATAACCGAATCAAGAGCCTGGTGACCGAGGAGCTGAAGCAGTACTTTAGGCCAGAGTTCTTGAATAGGCTAGATGAAATGATTGTGTTCAGGCAATTAACAAAACTGGAGGTTAAGGATATAGCTGACATAATGCTGAAGGAGGTGTTTGAGAGACTAAAAGCCAAAGAGATTGAGCTCTCGGTGACAGAGAGATTTAGGGAGAGAGTGGTTGACGAAGGTTATGATCCTAGTTATGGTGCGAGGCCTCTAAGAAGAGCGATCATGCGACTTCTGGAGGACAGCATGGCTGAGAAGATGCTTGCTAGAGAGATTAAAGAGGGTGATTCTGTTATAGTGGATGCTGATTCTGATGGCAATGTGATTGTGCTCAATGGTAGTAGTAGTGGTGCTCCAGATTCATTACGAGACCCCCTTCCTGTGTAA